One part of the Bdellovibrio bacteriovorus genome encodes these proteins:
- a CDS encoding SDR family oxidoreductase, with the protein MGPLFHFFRRKHKQEFKPVVLVTGCSTGIGLAVAHLLRRHPEYRLVLTAREKSLDKLRDEFLEDERLLIRPLDVTSESDRLLLVNEVSKIWGGIDILINNAGISYRAVVEHMTEKDEELQMATNYFGPMGLIRLCLPHMRETGRGKIINVSSVSGMLAMPTMSSYSASKFALEGASEALWYEMRPFGVTISLVQPGFIHSPSHKNVYHTQNSDPTRNWSGPYCDFYKNMTPFVEKMMNMSLTTPEKVAKQILHTMKTENPPLWIPATLDATVFYYIRRLLPRRVLLPFLYWCLPGARHWAKEHTHRRS; encoded by the coding sequence ATGGGGCCCCTTTTTCATTTCTTCCGTCGCAAACACAAACAAGAATTCAAACCCGTCGTTTTAGTCACGGGATGTTCCACTGGCATCGGCTTGGCCGTCGCCCACCTGTTACGCCGGCATCCTGAGTACCGTCTGGTGCTGACCGCGCGGGAAAAGAGTCTCGATAAACTTCGTGATGAATTTCTGGAGGACGAACGCCTGCTGATCCGTCCGCTGGACGTGACCTCAGAATCCGATCGCCTGCTTTTGGTGAATGAAGTCAGCAAAATCTGGGGCGGCATCGACATTCTGATCAACAATGCCGGCATCTCTTATCGTGCGGTCGTTGAACACATGACTGAAAAAGACGAAGAGCTGCAAATGGCCACCAACTATTTCGGGCCGATGGGTTTGATTCGTCTGTGCCTTCCACACATGCGCGAAACGGGCAGAGGAAAGATCATCAACGTGTCTTCCGTCAGCGGGATGCTGGCGATGCCGACAATGTCCTCGTACTCAGCTTCGAAATTCGCACTGGAAGGCGCTTCCGAGGCCCTGTGGTACGAGATGCGCCCGTTTGGTGTGACGATCTCCCTGGTGCAACCAGGCTTCATTCACAGCCCGTCCCACAAGAATGTCTATCACACGCAGAATTCGGACCCGACCCGCAACTGGAGCGGTCCTTACTGCGATTTCTACAAGAACATGACCCCGTTTGTGGAAAAGATGATGAACATGTCGCTGACCACTCCGGAAAAGGTCGCCAAACAGATTCTGCACACCATGAAGACCGAAAACCCGCCGCTGTGGATTCCGGCCACCCTGGATGCGACGGTGTTTTATTATATCCGCCGTTTGCTGCCAAGACGGGTGCTTTTGCCGTTCCTGTACTGGTGTCTGCCAGGGGCGCGGCATTGGGCCAAAGAACACACCCACAGGCGTTCTTAG